attgagaagagcgtggggcctaggattgagccttggggtactcccttggtgacaggcagtgactgAGACAGCAGGTTTTCTGACTttttacactgcactctttgagagaggtagttagcaaaccaggccaaagacccctcagagacaccaatactcattagccggcccacaagaatggaatagtctaccgtatcaaaagctttggccaagtcaataaaaatagcagcacaacattgcttagaatcaaaggcaatggtgacatcattgaggacctttaaggtttcaGTGAcatatccataacctgagcggaaaccagatagTATACCAGAGAGATTacaatagacatcaagaaagctagtcagttgattattgacaagtttttcaaacacttttgataaacagggcaaaatagaaataggcctataacagtatcggatcagcttgatctccccctttaaataaaggatgaaccgtggttgccttccaagcaatgggaacctccccagaaaggagagacaggttaaaaaggtcagagataggcttggcgatgataggggcagcaacttTAAAGAaaaaagggtctaaaccatctgacccagatggttttttggggtcaagtttcatgagctcctttagcacctcagactcagtgactgcctgcagggagaaactttgtagcggggcaggggaaaaagagggagaagcatggGGGaaagtcgcattagaaggggtgggagatgaggaaatgttggacgggcaaggaggcatggctgagtcaaatagcaatcctgacttaatgaagtggtgattaaagagctcagccatgtgcttcttgtcagtaacaaccacatcatcaacattaagggacatggacaGCTGtaaggaggagggtttattcttcaggtctttaaccgttttccagaacttcttggggttagacccacagagagagatctgctccttaaagtaactaactttggccttccggatagcctgagtgcacgtaTTTCTAATTTTTCTGAACGAGAgcgtcagcctgagtatgcgtgtgccgagcctttcgccaaatgcaattcttgaggggctggggctgaacctgtttttaattctcctTTTCTTCATGGGGTCGTGTTTGTTAACACCATTGAAAacatcaaaaaagaaggtccaagcatcttcaagctgattctataccattttacagaggccaggtcatgaagaaaggcttgctcattaaagtttttcagCAAGCGTCTATAACAATTCAGGACAGGTcttttcactgagcagccattacgaacacaggctataaaacagtgatcactcaggtcattacagaaaacacgagactgatacctatcaggattatttgtgaggataacatcaaggagagtagccttttctgggtgtttggagtcataccttgtgggattggtaataatctgagaaagatttagggagtcccattgctttaggacttggtcagggggtttaagcatgtcccagtttaggtcacctagcaggacaaattcagacttagtgtaaggggccaggagagagcRTAGYGCAGGTYGGGTACAGYCCGGTGCTGATGGWGYARGATAYcacccagcaacagtcaacaaagagctatttgtaAGTTAAATGCTTAAAACcagaaaatcaaattgtttggggacagacttggtggagacaaccgagcactgaaggtgttccttggtaaagattgccactcccccacctttggaagatctgtcttgccgaaaaaggttataaccagaaaggttaacatcagtactcgaacactcttccttaaccacatctcagtaatgaccaacacatcagGATTGGaactgtgaacccacactttcaattgatcatttttaggtaataagcttctagtgttaatgtCTAGAacacccaggcttttacgagagcagaaatcagtgcaGCAGATATCAGAGAACAAGTCAGAATTGGGCCTAGCAAcggtagatgggccagggtgtacatgcacatttccagatatcatcaacagtaatacaatgtacggcaggaccaaatcggagagataggtagaagcaagcccatgtaatgctttgtaggttagcagtaaaaccttgaaatcagcccgagcctttacaggaagccagtgtagagaggctagcactggagtaatatgatcacattttggggttctagtcaagattctagcagccgttttTAGccctaactgaagtttattttgtgctttatccgggtagccggaaagtagagcattgcagtagtctaatctagaagtgacaaaagcaggATTAACTTTTCTGcgtaatttttggacagaaagtttctgatttttgcattgttacgaagatggaaaaaagctgtccttgaaatagtcttcatgtgtttgtcaaaagagagatcagggtccagagtaacgctgaggtccttcacagttttatttgaaacgtctgtacaaccatcaagattatttgtcagatccaacagaagatctctttgtttcttgggacctagaactagcatctctgttttgtctgagtttaaaagtaaaacatttgcggCCATCTACTTCCTTATGTcggaaacacaggcttccaggagcGGCAATTTCGGCGCTTCACCATgttttcatcgaaatgtacagctgtgtatcgtctgcATAGCATTGAAAGTTAACATtctgtttccgaatgacatcaccagagGTAAACTATTAAGGTGAAAACAATAGTGCTCCTAAAACGACCTTGGGAACACCGAAACTTACAGTTGATTTGTTAGAGGACAACTGATGATCTTCCGACAGATAGATCCTATAACAACCAGAAACTTGTCCGTGTTAGACAATTTGGGGTTCCAATCTCTCAAAGTATGGAAGATACGACTGTCTTGCGCTAACCAGCCCATGTTCATGTAGTAGGGCAAATCCTGTACAGGAAATAGTTGTTTTCTCCTCTTTTACTCTTCAccaccttccctctctgtctctctctatctctcgtctTCTCTAACCTCTGCTAGTGCTAAAGCTACACATAACAGGATATTAAAGAGGAAACTGGTACAGAAAATTACCGCTGGCTCCATATGCCAACAGTGACCCCTTTGATATTACTGACTTAATTAACACCATCAAGAAGGTTAAGAGTCCATAACCCATTAAGAAACAAACTGGTCAATTAATACTGACATGagttctctttctgcctctctctctctcaattcaattcaattcaattcaagttcAAGtgcggctttattggcatgggaatacATGTGTTAACATTCCAAAGCAAGTGAGGCTAGATattatcctcctcttctctcgctcatttcctctctctctctctctctctctctctctctctctctctctctctctctctctctcctcttctctctctcttctctctctctctctcctctctctctctctctctctctctctctctctctctctccctctctctctctctctctctctctctgctccttctctctctctctctctctctctctctctctctctctctctctctctgtctatcacatacacacattcctTTTTTTGTCAAACACTCAGTCCAGTGTCCGTTGTATCCTACTCTCTCAAACTAACAGGATACGTGGCCAGTTCCCAGGGCCTGCTTACTTTGCAGAAAATGCCAGTgcgagagaaagtgtgtgtatttgtgaatgTGTTCATATGCATTCTTCTTTGagggtgtatatgtgtgtgtttggagagCATGTTTTATGTGTGACTGGACAAGTGTTATTATTCTTCCCTCTGATCAGAAGCGGCCCTCGAGGCTGGCGTTGTTTTCCTACAACCAGAGAGCGAGGTTACGGGAAAGGCCAGGCATTTTGGACTCTGAGTACTAGGTCCTTTCCATCTTTCCATCAAAAACAATCTAACGCCCTGCACTTAGTGTGCAGTGGACATGGATGGTCGATGAGCCACATGGTTGTTCTATTTCAGTCCACCTCTTATTTATGACCCCAGATGCCCTTTACAGAAGAGGGGGAATCTCCCAGTCAGTCTTGTTAGTTACTCGATGACTAAGCTCATCCACCTGCTGAATCTCTATTcgagcctggggacgaggttactTGACTACCAATCAACTCACCGTGAACACTATTTATTATAGACCAAggaatcatcaactagattcagctgcgggcaGATTCTATCTTGAGCTGacggtcagggggccggaacataattacaaataatttgtagactgcaaattgaccgagAGAAGCACAAACAGATATAACGTTGGActgaaacataatcatttcaaaccttgtttacatttgtatacCATCACATacattgagtatacaaaacattatgaacacctgctctttccataaccaagtgaatccaggtaaaaggtatgatcccttattgatgtcatttgttaaatccacttcaatcagtgtagatgaaggggaggagacaggttaaataagtatttttaagccttgagacaattgagacatgaattgtgtatgtgtgccattcagagggtgaatgggcaagacaaaagatttaagcacctttgaacagagtatggtagtaggtgccaggcgcaccggttcgtgtcaagaactgcaacgctgctggacttttcacgctcaacagtttccatgtgtatcaagaatggtccaccaccaaaagcacattgacaacttgacacaactgtcggaagcattggcgtcaacatgtgccatcatccctgtggaacgctttcgacaccttgtagagtccatgccccgacgaattgaggctgttctgagggcaagggggtcctaatgggggggggggggggggtcctaatGTTTAATATACTCAGTCTATTATCTCtatattatgtgtgggaatactttggaatgGATTTCCTAAATTGGATTCACTTGgagctggtgtttttagtcttttatgtccaacaatgggCCGCCAGTTGAGGAACCCTGTTATAGACTGACAGGGAATTTGTCTTGTAAAATCATTCAAGCCGGAGTGCTTCACATTATCTGTAGATATTGTCAGTGATTTAAACAgacagattatatatatataaaaagtgaAAGTCCCAAAACACAGTCACTGGACTGTTGGCACCCGTCTTTCAACTTACAGTAAgacttaattaaaaaaaaaatatatatatatactgaacaaaaatataaatgcaacatgcaacaatttcaaagattttgctgagttacagttcatataaggaaatcactcaattgaaataaattccttagaccctaatctatggatttcacatgactgggcaggggagcagccatAGTCTCCCTGGCAGACACATCTAGTAGACTTCTAGTCTCCCTGGCAGACACATCTAGTAGACGGCCTtggaggacataggcccacccaactgggagccaggcccacccaatcagaatgagattttccccacaaaagggctttattagacagaaatactcctccagCATTTTGcttttatattcttgttcagtgtatatatatatatataaaaatgtaagccTTACTGTAGGTTGAAAGACGGGTGCCAACAGTCCAGTGACTGTGTTTTGGGACtttcacacacccacaacaacatGCCTGGCCCTGGCAGAATACAGACATTACTCTGGCCTCCCACTCTGGCTGCTACCGACACCACTCTGCTTTGTCCACTGGTCAGGAGATAgagcaggagggggagggagagaaagaaagtgatagagggaggtgagagaatgGAAAGGGAAATGGGGTAAGGGAGTTGAGAGAGTGAAAAGGGGGAGAAAATAAGAGAATGTATGGGAGTGGGTGAGTctggtgggggagagagatgaaatGATAGAGAAATGGGAGGGAGAGCTAGACAAAGGCCAGGGCTCATCTGAGCTAACTTGATTTCTACTCCCAGTGCTAGTCGATAATCTAATAAAGCAGTATGAGACAAACCACTGGATTCAGTACTGCTCTCTCTGACCCGCTCTCTGTGCGGTGCGATGCAGTGAGCTCCAAATCACACAGAAAATACCAGAACCCAGTGATGGCAGATATATAGAAGTGAATCAAATGGACGTTAAAAACAATGAGTGGCAGCTGAACTCTTCTCCCATGACTCAGGGCCCTGTACAGCCAGTTCAGGTCGGGGTAGAGACCAGGCTGGCCACGTCTGCCTTTTTAACTTTTACAATTTAGGTTTCAATTTCAATTGAACCCTGGGAAAGCAGATCACCACCCTAGGGATACAaatatgaccacacacacacctgcagcttAAGGACCAGAGTTGGGGTCGATTAATGGTTGGACCACAGAGTGTTTTGGTGTCTGGGGAGTGGCTGAGGACTGAGGTCATTACATGGGTAATGTCTGAGACTGAGACAAAGCCtccatgtgtgtctgtttgctgGGTATGACGAAAATGACACAAAACCATGGTCAAATGTTACGATGAGGCTCTCTCCCTGGGATAACTAATCATTCTGAACTTGACATGACTCTGTAAAAGTGTTTTTTATAGCTCAAATTGTAGTCACAGTATGAAGACACACACCCTGCTGATTTTCTGGCACTGGATTAGGCAGAGCTCTTGGCTTCTCCAGCCCCTATGGCCAGAGCCCAGCCCATAACATAGCAGGTGATTACTGTATGGAAATCCCCAGTCAGTCTAGCATCACTCCTAACGAATGTCTGCCATCGTCATCATCCGTCCCATCAGTGAATCTGCTTTTCCACCATTTTATCTCGTGTcgatagagaatgagagaaggagcactgtgtgtgtgtgcgcgtgtgtataaGTCAATGGTGTATAAACAGTCATGTAAAAAAGTAAGTACGCCCCCTGGAAAGTtgtctttttttgtaaatatttggacAGATGGATATGTAGTCTTCAACACTATTGACAGATAAAGGTAACCTAATTTAACCAATGAAACATTATACTTTGCAATCATTTATTCTTCAAAAATCAACAGAAATGCAATTCCATAGTGGAATAAATAAGTACACCCCCTAGCTTCAATAGCTGGTGTTGCCCCCTTTGACTGAAATAACTTAATGTAGTCGTTTCTTGTAACTGTCTATCAGTCTCTTATATCGACTGAGAAATCTTTTCCCATTCTTCTTTACAGTACTGCGTCAAGGGTGTCATGTTCGAGGGATTTCTTGCATGCAAGGCCCACTTCAAGTTCCCCCACAGCATTTGGACAGGATTGAGATCTTGGCTTTGACTCAGCCATTCCATAACCCTCCATTTCTTCTTTTTGAGCCATTCGGTTGTAGCTTTGcttttgtgtgttttggatcattgtcctgttgcaaggaTTCATGTTCGGTTCAGCTTTTTGACAGATGGCCTCACATTCTCCTCAAGAATTCTCTGGTACAATATGGAATTCATGGTTGACTAAATGATGGCAAGTTGGCCAGGCCATCAGACAGCCATAAACCATAATGCCACCGCCTCCATGCTTTAgggttggtatgaggttcttctgTTCAAAGGCAGTGTTTCGTTTTTGCCAAAGATGGCGTCTGGCATTGCGGGCAAACAACTCCacctttgactcatctgtccagagCACAATGTTCCAGTAGTTTTGGTCTTTACGCAGGTGTTGTCTGGCAAACGTCAGTCTTGACATTCTTTTTTgagagcagaggcttcttcctgaCCTCACATGTTGGCCAAGTTTGTGCAGTCTCTTTCTGACAGTTGACTCATACACTTCGACACTGATTATGGCAAGAGGTCTGTAGATCCCTTAATGTTATCCTGGGGTTCTTAGAGACTTCTATGAGCATCTTTTGTCAGAATTTGGTGGGACGATCAGTCCTAGGTAGATTGCCAGTGGTCTGGAGTTTTCTCCATTTGTAGATGATCCGTCAGACAGTGGAATGATGTACTTTGATTGCTTGGAAATGGATTTGTAACCCTTCCCAGACTCACTGGCATCAATAATGTTTCTTCAAGGGCCTTGGAGGTGTTTCCATCTTGGCATGATGTTACCACACAGCCATACGGTTAAGACCAAACCAGACCAAGTTTCTAATCTTTATGGAAGGCTGGGCCCAAGGTACTCTAATGACTTCCTAATCATTTTCACCTGTTTtggtgcacctgattctaattcTAGCCATTTTAGGTGACGGTAAATCTAGGGGTGTACACATTTTCTCTGCTTAAGAAAATtgcattttgtttattttaattgcataacattttcaaagcacatttttttgtgtgttatttgttaAATTGGGTTAGCTTTATTATTAAATGTGTTTGGAATTTAGCTCAAATATCCATGTGTCCAAATATGTTTTATAAAATACCACTTTCCAAAGGGTGTACTTTCTTTTTCACATGACTGTATATACTGTTAACAGTGtagttttgtgtgtgcttgttttgGAGGAAAGACTTGGTTCACTCGACCTTCCTCTATGGGGGTTCTAAGTCCTCCTGCATATTGCATATCTGGTGTCCCCTGAGCTTTGAGGCCACTGTGAAAGGAAACAAAGACTGAAAGCCCATCTCAAGTCTCACTTAGTCTACATTCCCAACTCCAGCCTGTCTCACATTCAGAGTCAGTCTGTGTGCTAGTCTGTTTCTGCTATTTCCAACCTCCACCTTATGGAGAAGGActggcacccaagctaactgtaTTGCACCACCTCAGTATTCCTGTGGTCAGAAAGACATAGATGCTCCTTCGTACTGCTGTTGTTCAGCTGTCTGTTGCTGTTGACATAAGCGTTCtcaaacagaacagacagcatGGGTTGACTTTCAGATAAGGAAGCCAGCCGTATGATGCTTATATTGGTTATTATCAAGCTGTTCATACCCTAAGCAGTAGGCCTTATGGTAAGTGTCAATAGGTTTCATAACAGACTTGTCTAGGCAAGGTTTGATACTGGAGAACAATAGGGGAATGTCGGTTGTCTATTAATGTATTGTAAAGAAATACTGTAGTCTCTATGTCCCTAAATGAAATAAGTCATAATTTCAcaacaagctgaaataaattacaaACTGCAGTAGGGCTGGAGGTcctaaaatgacaaaaatataaatggcgGCCTCTTCTTACCTCTAGTTTCCTATCCAGGAGAAACATCACCATCTAGTGGATATTGACTATGTGACCATAAGGGCACAAAACATTGGACTGAAGTAGTCTGGGCAAATCTGGCTTTAATAGATGAATGAAAATCACAGGAATATTGAACATAAGAAAAAAGGTTGAGGTAAAACAAAAGTCTGATGCTGTTATATTAAGTGTTTATTAGACAAAAACGTGACTATTTTTGTGCATGTACAATGTgtataacaaaacaaacatacataACAAATACAAGTAATAAAAAGTAACTTCAAATACAATAATATAATTGAAATCAAATATGTCCAAACGCATCACTTCAAAGCTCGCAAGAGAGAAAACTCTTGGATATAAATGTTTATTCTTCAAGGTGAGACATTCATTGGTCATAAATATCTGTTTAGAAAACATCTGACCATGCAGAAGCTGAAAACCACAATGGGGGATCCACAATGCTTTGCTTCTGTGgctcccgaagccagtcctgaaGGACCCCTATGTATGCAGGCTTTCATCTCCATCGCCCATTGGTCATCATTTGTATATAATCCAGTATGGTTTGAGATGAACCTGTACACAGAGGGGTCCTTCAGATCCAGCTCTGATACATGCTGTCCTAACTATGTCTCCCAGGTGATGTCATCTTTCTTTAGGCTAGTGCAGAGTCTCTGGGTCTCTCTGAGCAGCTGGAGGTTCTCCTCCTGACTCACCCCAGCTCTCTTACCCCCCCGTGAGGTGGTCTTAACTGGAGAGGGGGGCAAGGGTCTCACCCCACTCCCCCCCTTAGCCCTGCCATCCTCACTTGTCGCCCGCTGACGAGGTTTCTGGGGGTTCTGTGTAAGTTTGTCCACCTGAGtggggagaggaaacacagggaGGTCATACAGTATTATTAGACATGTCAAAAAAAAATCTCTCCCCAGTAAtcctcctccctacccctcctgCAGATGCAGAACATCCCCTCATTCCTCCCAACTCCCTCTCTGCAGTATTATGTACGTACAGTCTGCTGGTGTTTGCGGAGCTTGGTGATCTGAGATcccttctcctccatcctcttgACCAGCAGCTCTAGCTCCCTCTCCAGATCCTCCCTGGTATCCCGACGCCGCGTCTCATCCATTTGACAAACCAGCTCTTGGTGCTCACTGAATTACACAGACAGAAATATTAAAACACACTCAgtaatgtgtgtgtttaataaTTAATGTTAACACACTATCAGCCCCCTCAAAATCCATCAGAaacctgcatacacattgttcacaaacacacacacactcttagctAATGGTAGTACTCACAAGCTCATCTGTCCCAGTTCATCCTGCAGTGCCAGCAGTAGCTCAGACAGAGAGCCCAGAGCAGGACCTGCCGGTCCAGGGGGAGAGGTGGGGGTGGATGGGGCCCTATGGAGGGCTCTCCTGGCCCCAGCGGAGCCAGACCTGCGCAGGGAACGCACCCGCTCACACAGGTGGGGCTGGTGGTGCTTCATCATGTGGAGGACACTCTGCATGTTAGCGTGCACCGAGTGGCTGGGGCTTGTCgactaagagagagaaagatagggagagaTGTGGCGCTCAGTCACAGAGGAATTCTCTCAACAAACCCAATAAATACTTGCAAAGTAAAATGCAGACGTACTGTTCCAGCTACGAAGGGCAGTTTATTTTTGGGGAAACATGGTGGTGCTGGGGCCTCTTGCCGCACCAAACTCGTTTTCTGGAGAGGAAATGTTCAGACATTGTTATGTAGCACAAAATAAAGTTAATTGCAGTGCACGTCATTAAGTTCTGGTTATTGAATGTAGTACCTTGGAGGCATTCTTGGACTTCTTCTTTGGTTTAACCTCATCCGGGACTGCAGGACACAGGCGGAGGTTGGTCTCCAGCTCCCTCTGCAGCTGTTAAAGGATGTTTGGGCTTGATAATGAAAAAAGTAACGTTCCCTATACTTTCAATGTATTTTTCCGCAAAAGGCGGATAAACGCTAtcgcaaaataaaataaagttaaaaCTGTTTACCCTCACTACACCACTGCTTGTGTAGGTGTTATTACACTAACCTCATCTGCTTTCTCCTGCACAAGTTTCCGCTCGTGTTCCTCTTCCAGGAGTTTCTGTTCCAGCAGCTCAATTTTCCTCTGAGGACAACAGAGAAAAGTTGAGATTAACTTTtgatttaccaccacagactatGGTTAGTTACACCTCATTCAACCAAAGCACCATTGGTTACCTCAGCCACAGACTGTGTCTTGGACAGT
This sequence is a window from Salvelinus sp. IW2-2015 unplaced genomic scaffold, ASM291031v2 Un_scaffold961, whole genome shotgun sequence. Protein-coding genes within it:
- the cep57l1 gene encoding centrosomal protein CEP57L1 isoform X2; this translates as MEAYQDQLLDSPSKNSYIGSYYQPPDRLSLPSYVWEAPAPLTKTAMNLQNITPQVYRTTPDAGSKVIAALKTLQEKIRRLELERKQAEKNVKQFSQAAHGYECSITPCNTTETDGSRKKERVTPLQSAEARCQLLEKQLDYMRKMVENAEKDKNTLTEKQLSLQKQRLQNCSDAHTPLEKLEKLERDCLKLSKTQSVAERKIELLEQKLLEEEHERKLVQEKADELQRELETNLRLCPAVPDEVKPKKKSKNASKKTSLVRQEAPAPPCFPKNKLPFVAGTSTSPSHSVHANMQSVLHMMKHHQPHLCERVRSLRRSGSAGARRALHRAPSTPTSPPGPAGPALGSLSELLLALQDELGQMSFEHQELVCQMDETRRRDTREDLERELELLVKRMEEKGSQITKLRKHQQTVDKLTQNPQKPRQRATSEDGRAKGGSGVRPLPPSPVKTTSRGGKRAGVSQEENLQLLRETQRLCTSLKKDDITWET
- the cep57l1 gene encoding centrosomal protein CEP57L1 isoform X1, with amino-acid sequence MEAYQDQLLDSPSKNSYIGSYYQPPDRLSLPSYVWEAPAPLTKTAMNLQNITPQVYRTTPDAGSKAVIAALKTLQEKIRRLELERKQAEKNVKQFSQAAHGYECSITPCNTTETDGSRKKERVTPLQSAEARCQLLEKQLDYMRKMVENAEKDKNTLTEKQLSLQKQRLQNCSDAHTPLEKLEKLERDCLKLSKTQSVAERKIELLEQKLLEEEHERKLVQEKADELQRELETNLRLCPAVPDEVKPKKKSKNASKKTSLVRQEAPAPPCFPKNKLPFVAGTSTSPSHSVHANMQSVLHMMKHHQPHLCERVRSLRRSGSAGARRALHRAPSTPTSPPGPAGPALGSLSELLLALQDELGQMSFEHQELVCQMDETRRRDTREDLERELELLVKRMEEKGSQITKLRKHQQTVDKLTQNPQKPRQRATSEDGRAKGGSGVRPLPPSPVKTTSRGGKRAGVSQEENLQLLRETQRLCTSLKKDDITWET